CCGCCGATCTTACGCTTGGCGTTCGCCAAAAGTGTTCAATTTTTTTTCTCAAGGTCCCGCCAGCGTAGTCTGTTAAACAAAGGCTGCAGAGAATTAGGGCGACTTTTCTAACTATTGATTCTATGAATGGCTTCACATGCAGGGGCGTGTTGAAGATCTTCGTAGTACGGAAGTGACCGCAAAGTCGCGTTTGAACCCGCATTTTGGGCGATTGACAATTGCCGGAAATTCCGTGAAGGTGGCGTACCCAAATCAAACGGGCGTATGAATTGAGCGTTTGTATTTAACATCGCTCCTACAGAATCCCGACTATCGCGTTGGCGGGTGTGCCGGGTAGATGGGCGTAGCATTGACGTTAAGCGTCCCTGCCAAGCCATTTGCCTGCGTCCGACGTGTACTGTTCAGCTTCCATATCGTGGAGATCAGTTGATGATTTACGAAGGTAAAGCCATCACGGTTAAGGCTCTTGAAAGTGGCATCGTCGAATTGAAATTCGACCTCAAGGGTGAGTCCGTCAACAAGTTCAACCGTCTAACCCTGAACGAACTGCGTCAGGCCGTAGACACCATCAAGGCAGATGCTTCGATCAAGGGTGTGATCGTCAGCAGTGGCAAGGACGTCTTCATCGTCGGCGCCGACATCACCGAATTTGTCGAGAACTTCAAGCTGCCTGATGCAGAGCTTGTTGCTGGCAACCTGGAAGCCAACAAGATTTTCAGCGATTTCGAAGACCTCAACGTCCCGACTGTCGCCGCGATCAACGGCATCGCTCTGGGTGGCGGTCTGGAAATGTGCCTGGCGGCGGACTACCGCGTCATGTCCACCAAGGCCAAGATCGGTCTGCCGGAAGTCAAGCTGGGCATCTACCCGGGCTTCGGCGGTACCGTGCGTCTGCCGCGCCTGATCGGTGCCGACAACGCTATCGAGTGGATTGCCGCCGGCAAGGAAAACCGTCCTGAAGACGCGCTGAAAGTAGGCGCCGTCGATGCCGTGGTTGCTCCTGAGAAATTGCAGGAAGCGGCCCTGGAGCTGATCAAGCGCGCCATCTCTGGCGAGTTTGACTACAAGGCCAAGCGTCAGCCGAAGCTGGAAAAGCTGAAGTTGAACGCCATCGAACAAATGATGGCCTTCGAAACCGCCAAGGGTTTCGTGGCCGGTCAAGCCGGTCCGAACTACCCGGCACCGGTCGAAGCGATCAAGACCATCCAGAAAGCCGCGAACTTCGGTCGTGACAAGGCGCTGGAAATCGAAGCCGCCGGTTTCGTCAAACTGGCCAAGACCTCTGCCGCGCAGAGCTTGATCGGTCTGTTCCTGAATGATCAGGAGCTGAAGAAAAAGGCCAAGGCCTACGATGAAATCGCCAAGGATGTGAAGCAGGCCGCCGTATTGGGCGCCGGCATCATGGGTGGCGGTATCGCTTATCAGTCGGCCTCCAAAGGTACGCCGATCCTGATGAAGGACATCAACGAGCACGGTATCGAGCAAGGCCTGGCTGAAGCCGCCAAGCTGCTGGTCGGCCGCGTTGATAAAGGTCGCATGACCCCGGCGAAAATGGCTGAAGTGCTCAACGGCATCCGTCCGACCCTGTCCTACGGTGATTTCGGTCACGTTGACCTGGTCGTCGAGGCAGTCGTCGAAAACCCGAAGGTCAAGCAAGCCGTTCTGGCCGAAGTCGAAGACAAGGTCAAAGAGGACACCATCCTCGCGTCCAACACCTCGACCATTTCCATCACCTTGCTGGCCAAAGCCCTCAAGCGTCCGGAAAACTTCGTCGGCATGCACTTCTTCAACCCGGTGCACATGATGCCGCTGGTTGAAGTGATTCGTGGCGAGAAGTCCAGCGAGCTGGCCGTGGCCACCACCGTTGCCTACGCCAAGAAAATGGGCAAGAACCCGATCGTCGTCAATGACTGCCCGGGCTTCCTGGTCAACCGCGTCCTGTTCCCGTATTTCGGTGGTTTCGCCAAGCTGGTCAGCGCCGGTGTGGACTTCGTCCGTATCGACAAGATCATGGAAAAATTCGGCTGGCCAATGGGCCCGGCGTACCTGATGGACGTGGTCGGCATCGACACCGGCCACCACGGTCGTGACGTGATGGCTGAAGGTTTCCCGGACCGCATGAAAGACGACCGTCGCTCGGCTGTCGATGTGCTCTACGAAGCCAAGCGCCTGGGCCAGAAGAATGGCAAGGGTTTCTACGCTTACGAGACCGACAAGAAAGGCAAGCAAAAGAAAGTGGCCGATCCGTCGGTGCTGGAAGTGCTCAAGCCGATCGTTTACGAGCAGCGCGAAGTCACTGACGAAGACATCATCAACTGGATGATGATCCCGCTGTGCCTGGAAACCGTGCGTTGCCTGGAAGACGGCATTGTCGAAACCGCCGCCGAAGCCGACATGGGCCTGGTCTACGGTATTGGTTTCCCTCCATTCCGTGGCGGTGCGCTGCGCTACATCGATTCGATCGGTGTTGCCGAGTTCGTTGCCCTGGCTGACCAGTACGCTGATTTGGGCGCGCTGTACCACCCGACCGCAAAACTGCGTGAAATGGCCAAAACCGGCCAACGGTTCTTCGGTTAAGCGTCCCAACACTTGAGCGAGAGTGAAATTTTATGAGCTTGAATCCAAGAGACGTCGTGATTGTCGACTTCGGTCGTACTCCGATGGGCCGCTCCAAGGGCGGCATGCACCGCAACACCCGCGCCGAAGACATGTCGGCGCACCTGATCAGCAAATTGCTGGAACGCAACGTCAAGGTTGATCCGAACGAAGTCGAAGACGTGATCTGGGGCTGCGTAAACCAGACCCTGGAGCAGGGCTGGAACATCGCTCGCATGGCGTCCCTGATGACGCAGATCCCGCACACTGCTGCCGGCCAGACCGTCAGCCGTCTGTGTGGTTCGTCGATGAGCGCGCTGCACACTGCCGCACAAGCGATCATGACCGGCAACGGTGACGTGTTCGTCGTCGGCGGCGTCGAGCACATGGGCCACGTGAGCATGATGCACGGTGTCGATCCGAACCCGCACATGTCGCTGTACGCGGCAAAAGCCTCGGGCATGATGGGCCTGACCGCTGAAATGCTGGGTAAAATGCACGGCATCACTCGCGAACAACAGGACGCTTTCGGCGTGCGCTCCCACCAGCTCGCTCACAAGGCGACCCTGGAAGGCAAGTTCAAAGACGAAATCATCCCGATGCAAGGCTACGACGAGAACGGTTTCCTGAAACTGTTCGACTACGACGAAACCATTCGTCCGGAAACTACCCTGGAAAGCCTGGCGGCTCTGAAGCCAGCGTTTAACCCCAAGGGCGGCACCGTGACAGCCGGTACTTCGTCGCAGATCACCGATGGTGCTTCGTGCATGATCGTGATGTCGGCACAACGTGCACAGGACCTGGGCATCCAGCCGCTGGCGGTTATCCGCTCGATGGCGGTGGCAGGTGTGGATCCGGCAATCATGGGCTATGGTCCAGTACCGGCCACTCAGAAAGCACTGAAACGTGCGGGCCTTGGCATTAACGATATCGACTTCTTCGAGCTCAACGAAGCTTTCGCTGCACAGGCCCTGCCAGTGCTGAAAGATCTGAAAGTGCTCGACAAGATGAACGAGAAGGTTAACCTGCACGGCGGCGCGATCGCCCTGGGTCATCCGTTCGGTTGCTCCGGTGCCCGTATTTCCGGCACCCTGCTGAACGTGATGAAGCAGAATGGCGGCACCTTCGGGGTTGCCACCATGTGCATTGGTCTCGGCCAAGGCATCTCCACCGTCTTCGAACGCGTTTAAGCGTTTCGTTGACGGAAGCCGGGGCCAAGTGCCCCGGTTTTTGTTTTTCTGAATTTATTTTTTGTTTTTATTTTTAAAAGATTTGAGTGAGGGCCAAACCATGCCGATACAACCTGGGCTCTACCAGCATTACAAAGGTCCGCAGTACCGCGTATTCAGCATCGCGCGGCATTCGGAAACCGAGGAAGAAGTGGTCTTCTACCAAGCCCTGTATGGCGATTACGGCTTTTGGGTGCGTCCCTTGAGCATGTTCCTGGAGTCGGTCGAGGTTGACGGCGAACAGGTGCCACGCTTTGCTTTGGTGGAAGCCGAACCGAGCCTTTTTTCGAAGGCATAAGCTGAGTGCGCGCAGGACCCTGCGCTTGACCTCACCTTGTAGCCACTATATATAGCGGTGCCGCGTCAGGCGCCAACCGCCTTTCACTTCTAGAATTCAGGAATTTTCTGATCCATGGGCAAATCGCTGGTCATTGTGGAATCCCCGGCTAAGGCCAAGACCATCAACAAGTATCTGGGTAACCAATACGTGGTGAAGTCGAGTATCGGCCATATCCGAGACCTGCCCACCAGCGGTTCGGCTAGCGCCAGCAAAGAGCCTGCCGCCAAGCGCGGCAAGGCCGCCGCGGGTGAAGGTCCGGTGCTCACGCCGAAAGAGAAGGCGCGCAAGCAGCTGGTCTCGCGCATGGGTGTCGATCCCGATCATGGCTGGAAAGCCAAGTACGAGATCCTCCCGGGCAAGGAAAAGGTCATCGAAGAGCTGCGCCGGCTCGCCAAAGATGCTGACACCATCTATCTCGCAACCGACTTGGATCGCGAGGGGGAAGCCATTGCCTGGCACCTGCGCGAAGCCATCGGTGGTGATGACAGCCGCTATAAGCGCGTGGTGTTCAACGAAATCACCAAGAAAGCGATTCAGGAAGCCTTCTCCAAACCGGGCGAGCTGGACATTGACCGTGTCAACGCACAACAGGCGCGTCGTTTCCTCGACCGCGTGGTGGGTTACATGGTTTCGCCACTGCTGTGGGCCAAAGTCGCCCGTGGCCTGTCCGCCGGTCGCGTGCAATCGGTAGCCGTGAAGCTGGTGGTCGAGCGTGAGCGTGAAATCCGCGCGTTCAACCCCGAAGAATACTGGGAAGTCCACGCCGACCTCGGCACCGCCAAGGGCGCCACCGTGCGCTTCGACGTGGCTCGCGAGAAAGGCGAAGCCTTCAAGCCGCTCAACGAAGCCCAGGCCATGGCCGCGCTGGAGAAGCTTAAGGCTTCCAGCTACAGCATCGTCAAGCGCG
This region of Pseudomonas mandelii genomic DNA includes:
- the fadB gene encoding fatty acid oxidation complex subunit alpha FadB; this encodes MIYEGKAITVKALESGIVELKFDLKGESVNKFNRLTLNELRQAVDTIKADASIKGVIVSSGKDVFIVGADITEFVENFKLPDAELVAGNLEANKIFSDFEDLNVPTVAAINGIALGGGLEMCLAADYRVMSTKAKIGLPEVKLGIYPGFGGTVRLPRLIGADNAIEWIAAGKENRPEDALKVGAVDAVVAPEKLQEAALELIKRAISGEFDYKAKRQPKLEKLKLNAIEQMMAFETAKGFVAGQAGPNYPAPVEAIKTIQKAANFGRDKALEIEAAGFVKLAKTSAAQSLIGLFLNDQELKKKAKAYDEIAKDVKQAAVLGAGIMGGGIAYQSASKGTPILMKDINEHGIEQGLAEAAKLLVGRVDKGRMTPAKMAEVLNGIRPTLSYGDFGHVDLVVEAVVENPKVKQAVLAEVEDKVKEDTILASNTSTISITLLAKALKRPENFVGMHFFNPVHMMPLVEVIRGEKSSELAVATTVAYAKKMGKNPIVVNDCPGFLVNRVLFPYFGGFAKLVSAGVDFVRIDKIMEKFGWPMGPAYLMDVVGIDTGHHGRDVMAEGFPDRMKDDRRSAVDVLYEAKRLGQKNGKGFYAYETDKKGKQKKVADPSVLEVLKPIVYEQREVTDEDIINWMMIPLCLETVRCLEDGIVETAAEADMGLVYGIGFPPFRGGALRYIDSIGVAEFVALADQYADLGALYHPTAKLREMAKTGQRFFG
- the fadA gene encoding acetyl-CoA C-acyltransferase FadA, producing the protein MSLNPRDVVIVDFGRTPMGRSKGGMHRNTRAEDMSAHLISKLLERNVKVDPNEVEDVIWGCVNQTLEQGWNIARMASLMTQIPHTAAGQTVSRLCGSSMSALHTAAQAIMTGNGDVFVVGGVEHMGHVSMMHGVDPNPHMSLYAAKASGMMGLTAEMLGKMHGITREQQDAFGVRSHQLAHKATLEGKFKDEIIPMQGYDENGFLKLFDYDETIRPETTLESLAALKPAFNPKGGTVTAGTSSQITDGASCMIVMSAQRAQDLGIQPLAVIRSMAVAGVDPAIMGYGPVPATQKALKRAGLGINDIDFFELNEAFAAQALPVLKDLKVLDKMNEKVNLHGGAIALGHPFGCSGARISGTLLNVMKQNGGTFGVATMCIGLGQGISTVFERV
- a CDS encoding DUF1653 domain-containing protein is translated as MPIQPGLYQHYKGPQYRVFSIARHSETEEEVVFYQALYGDYGFWVRPLSMFLESVEVDGEQVPRFALVEAEPSLFSKA